The Setaria italica strain Yugu1 chromosome IX, Setaria_italica_v2.0, whole genome shotgun sequence genome has a window encoding:
- the LOC101766621 gene encoding cytochrome P450 89A2, protein MGTQLLLLAALLLLPLAALLLARQCGVRGGKSGARVPPGPPGLPFLGNLLLLRRSSSDVEALLRRLVARYGPVVSLRVGSTLSIFISDRRVAHAALVGSGAALADRPAFTRALLGDNGNTISRSSYGPVWRLLRRNLVAETLHPSRVKLFGPARAWVRRVLAEMLGREAEEARAQARAPPPVMETFRYAMFCLLVLMCFGERLDEPAVRDIAAAQQAWLMFMGQNATVLAFWPALTRILFRGGLQKGLDARRRQKELFVPLIEARRERKKQLDSPVGGGAAAEAPEKETTFGHSYVDTLLDIRLADEGNRALTDEEMVNLCSEFLTAGTDTTSTALQWIMAELVKNPAIQEKLYGEIKAACGGEQEEVGEEDTHRMPYLKAVVLEGLRRHPPAHFLLAHKAAEDIEVGGYLIPKGATVNFTVAEMGWDEREWDRPREFVPERFLPGGDGEGVDVTGSREIKMIPFGVGRRICAGLGIAMLHLEYFVANLVREFEWKGVPGEEVDLVETREFTTVMKKPLRARLLRRTAG, encoded by the coding sequence ATGGGCAcacagctcctcctcctcgccgccctcctcctcctgcccctCGCCGCCCTCCTGCTCGCGAGGCAGTGCGGGGTCCGCGGGGGCAAGAGCGGCGCCCGCGTCCCGCCGGGCCCACCGGGCCTGCCGTTCCTCGGCAACCTGCTCCTGCTGAGGCGCTCCTCGTCCGACGTGGAGGCCCTGCTCCGGCGCCTCGTCGCGCGGTACGGCCCCGTTGTGTCCCTGCGCGTGGGCTCCACCCTGTCGATCTTCATCTCCGACCGCCGCGTCGCGCACGCCGCCCTGGTCGGGAgcggcgccgcgctcgccgacCGCCCCGCGTTCACGCGCGCGCTCCTGGGGGACAACGGCAACACCATCTCGCGCTCCAGCTACGGGCCCGtgtggcgcctcctccgccgcaacCTCGTCGCCGAGACGCTGCACCCGTCGCGGGTGAAGCTGTTCGGGCCGGCCCGCGCCTGGGTGCGCCGCGTGCTCGCGGAGATGCTCGGGCGGGAGGCCGAGGAGGCCAGGGCCCAGGCGCGGGCGCCGCCCCCCGTGATGGAGACTTTCCGGTACGCCATGTTCTGCCTCCTGGTGCTCATGTGCTTCGGCGAGCGGCTGGATGAGCCGGCGGTGCgcgacatcgccgccgcgcagCAGGCCTGGCTCATGTTCATGGGCCAGAACGCCACCGTGCTCGCGTTCTGGCCGGCGCTGACCAGGATCCTCTTCCGCGGCGGCCTCCAGAAGGGGCTCGATGCGCGGCGGCGCCAGAAGGAGCTCTTCGTGCCACTCATCGAGGCGCGCCGGGAGCGCAAGAAGCAGCTGGACAGCCCAGTTGGTGGCGgggccgccgcggaggcgccGGAGAAGGAGACGACGTTCGGGCACTCGTACGTGGACACGCTGCTCGACATCAGGCTCGCCGACGAGGGGAACCGCGCGCTGACCGACGAAGAGATGGTGAACCTCTGCTCCGAGTTCCTCACCGCCGGGACCGACACGACGTCCACGGCGCTGCAGTGGATCATGGCGGAGCTCGTCAAGAACCCGGCCATCCAGGAGAAGCTCTACGGTGAGATCaaggcggcgtgcggcggcgagcAAGAGGAGGTTGGCGAGGAGGACACGCACAGGATGCCGTACCTCAAGGCCGTCGTCCTCGAGGGCCTGCGCCGGCACCCTCCGGCGCACTTCCTGCTGGCGCACAAGGCGGCTGAGGACATCGAGGTCGGCGGGTACCTAATCCCCAAGGGTGCGACGGTGAACTTCACGGTGGCGGAGATGGGCTGGGACGAGCGGGAGTGGGACAGGCCCAGAGAGTTTGTGCCGGAGCGATTCctgcccggcggcgacggcgagggcgtgGACGTGACGGGCAGCAGGGAGATCAAGATGATTCCGTTCGGCGTCGGCCGGCGGATCTGCGCCGGGCTCGGCATCGCCATGCTTCACTTGGAGTACTTCGTGGCCAACTTGGTCAGGGAATTCGAGTGGAAGGGGGTGCCCGGCGAGGAGGTGGACTTGGTCGAGACGCGCGAGTTCACCACCGTCATGAAGAAACCACTCCGCGCGCGGCTGCTGCGCAGAACCGCTGGCTGA